The Kosakonia sacchari SP1 genome includes a window with the following:
- a CDS encoding prepilin peptidase-dependent protein — protein MKKEDGFTLIETLVAMVLIVILSGAGISGWQSWQAQQRLWQTALQVRHLLERLRDDANWHNRSQLVYGIREGERWCLVNSPSQNCAAQNAFSLQPRWPDVTLVDVTPSLGFFGLRNTAWPGNIRLRSSAGEWRVVVSAWGRIRMCQPSAENLC, from the coding sequence ATGAAAAAAGAAGATGGCTTCACCCTGATTGAAACCCTCGTCGCAATGGTGCTGATTGTTATCCTGAGCGGAGCGGGAATCTCTGGCTGGCAGAGTTGGCAGGCGCAGCAGCGGCTGTGGCAAACCGCGTTGCAGGTGCGGCATTTGCTTGAACGTCTGCGCGATGATGCCAACTGGCACAACCGTTCGCAGCTGGTGTACGGCATTCGCGAAGGCGAACGCTGGTGTCTGGTGAATTCGCCGTCGCAAAACTGCGCTGCGCAGAATGCTTTCTCACTGCAGCCTCGCTGGCCTGACGTCACGCTGGTTGATGTGACACCTTCGCTGGGGTTCTTTGGACTGCGCAACACCGCCTGGCCTGGCAATATTCGGCTGCGTAGCAGTGCAGGGGAGTGGCGAGTGGTGGTTTCGGCATGGGGCAGGATCAGAATGTGTCAGCCATCAGCGGAGAATCTATGTTAG
- the lgt gene encoding prolipoprotein diacylglyceryl transferase — protein sequence MNSGYLHFPDFDPVIFSIGPVSLHWYGLMYLVGFVFAMWLATRRANRPGSGWTKNEVENLLYAGFLGVFLGGRLGYVLFYNFPVFLDDPLYLFRVWDGGMSFHGGLIGVIVVMVIFARRTKRSFFQVSDFIAPLIPFGLGAGRLGNFINGELWGRVDPSFPYTMLFPGSRAEDMALLPSHPEWQSLFDTYGMLPRHMSQLYELALEGVVLFIILNLFIRKPRPTGAVSGLFLIGYGAFRIIVEFFRQPDAQFTGEWVQYISMGQILSIPMIVAGAIMMIWAYRHRSPQHVS from the coding sequence ATGAACAGTGGCTATCTGCATTTTCCGGACTTTGATCCGGTGATTTTTTCCATTGGACCAGTTTCTCTCCACTGGTACGGATTAATGTACCTGGTGGGCTTCGTTTTTGCGATGTGGCTGGCGACGCGCCGTGCGAATCGTCCGGGCAGTGGCTGGACAAAAAACGAAGTGGAAAACTTGCTTTACGCGGGCTTTCTCGGTGTTTTCCTCGGCGGCCGTCTCGGCTATGTGCTGTTCTACAACTTCCCGGTTTTCCTGGACGACCCGCTTTATCTGTTCCGCGTATGGGACGGGGGGATGTCCTTCCACGGCGGTTTGATTGGCGTGATTGTGGTGATGGTTATTTTCGCCAGACGCACAAAACGCAGCTTCTTCCAGGTTTCCGATTTTATTGCTCCGCTGATCCCGTTTGGCCTTGGCGCAGGGCGCCTGGGTAACTTTATCAACGGTGAGCTGTGGGGACGCGTTGATCCGTCATTCCCCTATACCATGCTGTTCCCTGGTTCACGCGCGGAAGATATGGCGCTGCTGCCTTCACATCCGGAGTGGCAATCTCTGTTTGATACTTACGGCATGTTGCCGCGCCATATGTCTCAGCTTTACGAACTGGCGCTGGAAGGCGTTGTGCTGTTTATCATCCTTAACTTGTTTATTCGCAAACCTCGCCCGACGGGCGCGGTCTCCGGCTTGTTCCTGATTGGCTACGGCGCGTTCCGTATCATCGTTGAGTTCTTCCGCCAGCCCGACGCGCAATTTACCGGCGAGTGGGTGCAATACATCAGCATGGGGCAGATCCTCTCCATTCCGATGATCGTTGCTGGCGCAATCATGATGATTTGGGCGTACCGCCATCGTTCGCCGCAACACGTTTCCTGA
- a CDS encoding prepilin peptidase-dependent protein produces the protein MLDRQKGFSLLETVLAMAIGSVLLLASARFLPALQLAVTQHTRIQTVEDDLWLQLRGIAKHLQRAGYCNGSCSGQPLVISSSGDCVIAQWDANSNGRWESSGSSEPEQTGFRLQSGALEIMRGATSCSGRGWEKITDPAQMSIERFHVAQRQTPGFAPQLAITLTARVPGNVGQPFTADLSVTGYNL, from the coding sequence ATGTTAGACAGGCAAAAAGGGTTTTCACTGTTGGAAACCGTGCTGGCGATGGCAATCGGCAGCGTGCTGTTACTGGCGTCCGCCCGTTTTTTACCGGCGCTACAGCTGGCGGTAACGCAGCACACGCGTATCCAGACGGTGGAAGACGATCTCTGGCTGCAACTGCGTGGCATCGCAAAACATCTCCAGCGAGCGGGATATTGCAATGGTAGCTGTAGCGGCCAGCCGCTGGTTATCAGTAGTAGCGGCGATTGTGTTATTGCTCAGTGGGACGCCAACAGCAATGGGCGTTGGGAGTCATCGGGAAGCAGCGAACCGGAACAAACCGGATTTCGGCTGCAAAGTGGCGCACTCGAAATCATGCGTGGAGCAACATCTTGCAGTGGCCGGGGCTGGGAAAAAATCACCGATCCTGCCCAAATGAGCATTGAGCGTTTTCATGTCGCTCAGCGTCAGACGCCGGGGTTTGCACCGCAGCTCGCGATCACACTCACGGCGCGTGTTCCGGGGAATGTCGGGCAACCCTTTACCGCTGATTTAAGCGTGACCGGATACAACTTATGA
- the thyA gene encoding thymidylate synthase, protein MKQYLELMQKVLNEGTPKNDRTGTGTLSIFGHQMRFNLQDGFPLVTTKRCHLRSIIHELLWFLQGDTNIAYLRENKVTIWDEWADEEGNLGPVYGKQWRAWPTPDGRHIDQITTVINQLKNDPDSRRIIVSAWNVGELDKMALAPCHAFFQFYVADGKLSCQLYQRSCDVFLGLPFNIASYALLVHMMAQQCDLQPGDFVWTGGDTHLYSNHLEQTRLQLSREPRALPKLVIKRKPDSLFDYRFEDFEIEGYDPHPAIKAPVAI, encoded by the coding sequence ATGAAACAGTATTTAGAATTGATGCAAAAGGTGCTGAATGAAGGCACCCCGAAAAACGACCGCACCGGGACAGGCACGCTGTCTATTTTTGGCCATCAGATGCGTTTTAATCTGCAGGACGGCTTTCCGCTGGTGACCACCAAGCGCTGCCATTTGCGTTCAATTATTCATGAGCTGCTGTGGTTCCTGCAGGGCGACACCAATATTGCCTATCTGCGCGAAAACAAAGTTACCATTTGGGACGAATGGGCCGACGAAGAGGGCAATCTTGGCCCGGTTTACGGCAAACAGTGGCGCGCGTGGCCTACGCCTGACGGCCGCCATATCGATCAGATCACAACAGTGATTAACCAACTGAAAAACGACCCGGATTCACGTCGTATTATTGTTTCCGCGTGGAACGTAGGTGAGCTGGACAAAATGGCGCTGGCTCCTTGCCATGCGTTCTTCCAGTTCTACGTGGCGGACGGCAAGCTCTCCTGCCAGCTCTACCAACGTTCCTGCGATGTGTTCCTTGGTCTGCCGTTCAACATCGCCAGCTATGCGCTGCTGGTGCATATGATGGCTCAACAGTGCGATTTGCAACCGGGCGATTTTGTCTGGACCGGTGGCGACACCCACCTTTACAGCAATCATCTGGAACAAACGCGTCTGCAATTAAGCCGTGAACCGCGTGCGCTGCCGAAACTGGTTATCAAGCGTAAGCCTGATTCGCTGTTTGACTACCGTTTCGAAGACTTCGAAATCGAAGGCTACGATCCGCATCCGGCCATCAAAGCGCCTGTCGCAATCTGA
- a CDS encoding DUF2509 family protein, which produces MNRQRGMSSLGLVLLLLLLGSLMLHGLNLQLSSHIWRVNNENQGIRNAAEISSAMEWARHQTWPAQPAQQCQQSAGQNVRSCLRVFTDGTALLIVANAEATLWHLGRVEGTQVRFLPHGWSDFCPLKEEALCRLP; this is translated from the coding sequence ATGAACCGGCAACGAGGGATGTCGTCACTGGGGCTGGTATTGTTGTTATTGCTGCTGGGTAGCCTGATGTTGCACGGCTTAAACCTGCAATTGAGCAGCCATATCTGGCGCGTGAATAATGAAAACCAGGGGATACGTAATGCTGCGGAAATCTCCTCAGCCATGGAGTGGGCGCGTCATCAAACCTGGCCTGCTCAGCCCGCGCAGCAGTGCCAGCAAAGCGCCGGGCAAAATGTTCGAAGCTGCTTACGCGTTTTTACCGATGGGACTGCGCTGCTGATTGTCGCAAATGCTGAAGCAACGCTGTGGCATCTGGGGCGTGTGGAGGGGACGCAGGTGCGTTTTTTGCCTCATGGCTGGAGTGATTTTTGTCCGCTGAAAGAGGAAGCGCTATGCCGGTTGCCGTAA